GGTTTGTATAATAGATTGTGTCAAAAGTTCTTGGGGTTATAACATCAAGGTGCACCAAATCCAACTCTGATTTACACCTCTTCCTCAACAACTTCAAGAAATACACATTGAGTGAGGGGTCAGGCTTTTGAGTCCCATTGAAATTGTAAATCCTGTCCATAACAGAAGAGCAAGTGCTCCTCCCAATTGTGTGTGAACCTGAGAGTGTGACCAAGTCAAGAATGTCTAACCCTTTTTCTTGGAAGAATGCAATAAGAGCTGTGATGTTTTCATGGCCATGGGGAACCAAATTGGCTTCTGTTGATAAAGAAATCTTGCCATCTTTGCGGCCAAATGGGACTTCCCAGAATGGTCCTCCAACCAAAAGAGTGGCATCTCTTGCAGCAGCAGTGAGAATATCAGCACAAGAGACTGTTTTTGGACACTTCCTCTCCAACTCAGCCTTGATATCATCAATCAATTGGAAACCTCTTAGGGTTTTGCTCTCCAAAGCAGTCCTCTCACTCCCTAGATGGTTGAGCAAAATTGATCCATCACATCCCTAATTTAGTTTGATCAATTCATGCGATTCATCAAACAAAGCAAATCATGTCACATTCACTTTAACTCAACACTGCTAATcgcaatattaaaatatcaaaccaGAATCATATTGAGTCAAAAACATCATCATTTTTTTACTAAGTGTTTTCGAAGCTATCATCTACTTAAATTGTATAACTTATACTACTTAAcgtaatttatttgattttggacaataaaaataattattttactgaAGTAAAACAAATGACTGCAAAACTGTGTAGAAATGTGGACAAAAAATTAGTTTGGAGAAATAAAAGTGCAAGTGGTAGCATAGTATATCATGGTCCAGTCATTTATTGTATGTGTTTCAAGTAAGCTTTGATTATCATCATTCAGAAAATGACGGGACCAAGATCTTCACGTGTTCTAGTTTTCAAACCAGAAGTTAGTTCTATTCCCAACCACATCACACTTATTACCAACATCTTATAAAACTGGTCCAGCAATATCAAATACTGCAAATTTGTAGTGTTTTTTAGTACTAATGAATGAACCCCagatttaattactttaaagtatttttaaatccTACTAAAAAGTATCTAAAAAGATTCTTAGCTGGTTtgcagtgaaaaaaaaattctataaattcctCTTGATCGAAAGTAAACTCTAAACGTCTTACCTGTATTGCaatcttcttttaaattaaattttagagaaaatTGCATTGTATTAGTTCCttgttacaattatttttagaagttgtatttttttaatcagaTATTTGACTACAGAGTTAAAGTGATGGATGCATAAACCAAGAAGCACTTGGAAAATTCTAGTGCAGCCTATTTCAAGAAAGAAAGATAATGTGACATTGGAAACAGAAGATGCGAAATTTAAAGAGATGTTGGGTTATgtgatgaattactctaacagcACAGTCATGGAAATGAAGGCGTATGATGGCTGGGGCCAAAGTGGGGTCCTGCTTAACCCAAGCAGCAACCTTCTGTGAGATGATGCCTTCAGCATGAGGACATGTTGTGTGATAGTGATCAATGGAGAGAAAAGCCTCAGGG
This DNA window, taken from Vigna radiata var. radiata cultivar VC1973A chromosome 5, Vradiata_ver6, whole genome shotgun sequence, encodes the following:
- the LOC106761784 gene encoding peroxidase 7-like isoform X1; translation: MRLHYFTLFLLLLPLKLSSIYGISPQATAPNKSFKSLPPEAFLSIDHYHTTCPHAEGIISQKVAAWVKQDPTLAPAIIRLHFHDCAVRGCDGSILLNHLGSERTALESKTLRGFQLIDDIKAELERKCPKTVSCADILTAAARDATLLVGGPFWEVPFGRKDGKISLSTEANLVPHGHENITALIAFFQEKGLDILDLVTLSGSHTIGRSTCSSVMDRIYNFNGTQKPDPSLNVYFLKLLRKRCKSELDLVHLDVITPRTFDTIYYTNLMRKVGLLSTDQSLFSDARTAPFVEAFATQPFLFTSQFSVSMVKLGNVQVLTRPNEGEIRVNCNRVNTV
- the LOC106761784 gene encoding peroxidase 7-like isoform X2, with the protein product MRLHYFTLFLLLLPLKLSSIYGISPQATAPNKSFKSLPPEAFLSIDHYHTTCPHAEGIISQKVAAWVKQDPTLAPAIIRLHFHDCAVRGCDGSILLNHLGSERTALESKTLRGFQLIDDIKAELERKCPKTVSCADILTAAARDATLLVGGPFWEVPFGRKDGKISLSTEANLVPHGHENITALIAFFQEKGLDILDLVTLSGSHTIGRSTCSSVMDRIYNFNGTQKPDPSLNVYFLKLLRKRCKSELDLVHLDVITPRTFDTIYYTNLMRKVGLLSTDQSLFSDARTAPFVEAFATQPFLFTSQFSVSMVKLGNVQVLTRPNEGQPWCTRQRW